The DNA region AGGAACATGCAATATTTtgaataaaattgaaattctgttctgttttgccTTTAACAGTTTCGCTGCACAAATTATCAACAATTCAATTATACAGAAAAATACAGCAACTTACTGTGCTAAACAGTTTTATGCCAGAAACcattttaaatttgaaatgaaaccaatgttattctctctccctctctctctctctctctatatatatatatatcttaatTAGCATTTTGGCAGcatatacattatacatttgCATAGCCGAAAGTAGTGCATGCATGTTGGTATTTAGGTTTAAGTGCTTGTTTCCTGTTCCTCAAATTACAGTTTGGTGCTGACAAAGCATTTCAGCTTGGGGTCATGTATTCTGTTCCACAGAAGATACAAATGAGATGTAGGGAATTTGTGAACCAGTAAAAGCTCTTTATGAACGCAAGGATCATGTCTGTCAATGTtgttggaggaagtgtccagtcCTGCAGCCCTCACACCCACATGGTTACTGGGTTCCAGCCCTGCTTTACTCAGACACATACCCATGTAAGCATCATCGATGGGAAGAAGAGTGATGGACTGGGACATATTGTATATGACCATCGCTGTGTAGCCAGACAGGAGAAAGCCTCCACCACTACAGTAAGGGAGGAACTCATCTGCCTCATGCACCTGAACTGGGACAAAATACTTGCTCCATGATCTAACAGGGACCATCCCCACATTTAGCTGGCCAGTAAACAGATGTTTACTCCCATCATTGTCTTCAAGGCCTTGAAGATACTggaccatgttgtctgtgttggCAAAGACGTCATCATCACCATTTAACAGGAAACGCGCGTTTGGGCAGTTTCTTTCCATCCATTCCAGGAAGAGGATCTGCTTCAAGGTCAGGTTGTAGAAAGTGTCACTAAAGTTCCACTGGAGGATGTCATTGTGCTCACTGTGCTCCAGTTCCAGCAGTTTGTTCAGTCGTTCCTTCTCTTTACCAGAATCCATGGTTCCTGAGATAAAGAGCCTTCGGATCCACACACCGTTTTGTTCTCTTTCCTCAGCCCAGGTTTTACGCAGCACCTCTCTGCGGTCGTAGTTCACAGGGGAGCTTTTAATGACCAGTAGAAGGAAGACTTCTGCAGACTGAGAAGCTCCTCCACATTTGTCAGGAACATCCAGCAACATGGGGAAATGGCGACAGTGTCTGTAGTAGAGAAAGTCTTTCATGGGACCAGGAAATGAACTGAAGTTTGTGATTTTTGCAGCTAAAATATTTTGTTTACAGAAGAATCCATAGGATTTATTTTTAGGGATTTGTGTAATTGTTCTGTCGTCCTTGTACACATTTACAGCAAGTCggactgttttttgtttttgttgttcaaTTAAATTtgtagaaaaatgaaaaatcaaaaGGACAAAAACTCCTGCCAGAAAAAGAGTtgtagtttgttttttctttatccAAAAAATCCTGCAATGACAAAATATTCAGTTATTCTATCAACACATCTCAACCTTAAGTTCAGTGTTGCATAAAGATATGaaacaaatattaaacacaatattaaaatgatCACAATGAACCTGATAACTTTCTATACATATCCTGTGCTGTGGGTTGATTGATTTCGAACTCACACCAGCCACCATCAAAAGCACCTATAGTCAAAAGCAATAATCATCACTACTAGATGCCCATCCATTTTCCTAGCTggagtgctggagcctaacccagctggctatgtgtgagacgggtcgccagtcacagc from Betta splendens chromosome 4, fBetSpl5.4, whole genome shotgun sequence includes:
- the LOC114854125 gene encoding N-acetyllactosaminide beta-1,3-N-acetylglucosaminyltransferase 3-like, producing the protein MQLRPKMIRHCRHFPMLLDVPDKCGGASQSAEVFLLLVIKSSPVNYDRREVLRKTWAEEREQNGVWIRRLFISGTMDSGKEKERLNKLLELEHSEHNDILQWNFSDTFYNLTLKQILFLEWMERNCPNARFLLNGDDDVFANTDNMVQYLQGLEDNDGSKHLFTGQLNVGMVPVRSWSKYFVPVQVHEADEFLPYCSGGGFLLSGYTAMVIYNMSQSITLLPIDDAYMGMCLSKAGLEPSNHVGVRAAGLDTSSNNIDRHDPCVHKELLLVHKFPTSHLYLLWNRIHDPKLKCFVSTKL